One stretch of Chaetodon auriga isolate fChaAug3 chromosome 18, fChaAug3.hap1, whole genome shotgun sequence DNA includes these proteins:
- the LOC143335921 gene encoding enhancer of rudimentary homolog — MSHTILLVQPTKRPEGRTYADYESVNECMEGVCKMYEEHLKRMNPNSPSITYDISQLFDFIDDLADLSCLVYRADTQTYQPYNKDWIKEKIYVLLRRQAQQATK, encoded by the exons ATG TCGCACACAATTTTGCTTGTCCAACCTACCAAGAGACCTGAGGGCCGCACATATGCTGACTATGAGTCAGTGAATGAATGCATGGAAG GTGTTTGCAAAATGTATGAAGAGCATCTTAAGAGGATGAATCCAAACAGTCCCTCCATCACTTATGACATTAGTCAGTTGTTTGACTTTATTGACGACTTGGCAGATCTGAGCTGTCTTGT gTACAGAGCTGACACTCAAACATACCAACCATACAATAAAGACTGGATCAAGGAGAAGATATATGTTCTGCTACGGCGTCAGGCTCAGCAAGCGACAAAGTAA